The Mercurialis annua linkage group LG8, ddMerAnnu1.2, whole genome shotgun sequence genome window below encodes:
- the LOC126661073 gene encoding AP3-complex subunit beta-A-like isoform X1 translates to MFPQFGATAETLSKASTIMFRIGTDAHLYDDPEDVSIAPLLDSKYDSEKFEALKRLLALIAQGFDVSNFFPQVVKNVASQSLEVKKLVYLYLLHYAEKRPNEALLSINSFQKDLGDINPLVRAWALRTMAGIRLHVIASIVLVAVGKCARDPSVYVRKCAANALPKLHDLHIEEHSSTIEEIVGVLFSDSSPGVVGAAAAAFTSICPNNYSLIGKNYRRLCEVLPDVEDWGQIVLIGILLRYAIARHGLVKESLMFFLHTMESSQSEKDGSDVEYSLEKENGAASWKYDSELASMVSRCYIEGSNEYLARTSYADRTSYEFHSAKFTSVRSNDDVKMLLQCTSPLLWSNNSAVVLAAAGVHWIMVPFEDVKKVVKPLLFLLRSSTTSKYVVLCNIQVFTKAAPSLFAPYFEDFFVLSSDSYQNKALKLEILCSITTESSMPSIFKEFQDYVRDPDRKFAADTIAAIGLCAQRLPQVANTCLEGLLSLTRQELAVELLTGDFGSTNEEAGVLVQAITSIKSIIKQDPPSHEKVVIQLVRSLDSIKVPAARAIIVWMMGEYSSLGDIMSKMITTVLKYLAWSFSSEALETKLQILNTIVKVLAGAKEDDIQTLKKVWTYVLELAELDLKYDVRDRARLLKKLVSSKLGSQETEESTNQREDVLHVLADCIFREQTMQSALEPINYRIYLPGSLSQIVFHAAPGYEPLPKPCSILHDELSKLSNTLHEADMLGEGTNSSGTLSESSSQETVSDYSSERSIIGSSGDITGDENGSTSGSENDADPLIQVSDVGDGHIFQSGVPQSASTDLGELMSKRSLESWLDEQPTSSNPSTSEKSPVRRSSARISIRDIGSRVKPKSYNLLDPGNGNGLKVDYSFSSEISTISHELVCLEVSFENCSTETISKIMLVDEESNQASDSTESSLNSHNDVPILVSMEEITSLEPGQTIKRILHVRFHHHLLPFKLVLYCNDKKVPVKLRPDIGYFVKPCPMNIEAFTDIESRLPGMFEYMRSCSFTDHIQELNKDKGNMITRDKILLVCENLAVKTLSNANFSLVSVDMPISVNLDDASGLCLRFSSELLSNSMPCLITLTAEGKCTEPLTVCIKVNCEETVFGLNLLNRIVNFLN, encoded by the exons ATGTTTCCACAATTCGGAGCAACTGCCGAAACCCTAAGCAAAGCATCCACGATAATGTTCAGAATCGGCACCGACGCGCACTTATACGACGATCCAGAAGACGTCAGTATCGCTCCGTTACTCGATAGCAAGTACGATTCGGAGAAATTTGAAGCGCTTAAGCGTCTTCTAGCTCTCATCGCACAAGGCTTCGATGTCTCCAATTTCTTCCCTCag GTGGTTAAAAATGTGGCTTCTCAGTCATTGGAAGTAAAGAAGCTGGTTTACCTATACTTGCTGCATTATGCTGAAAA GCGTCCAAATGAAGCTTTGCTGTCAATCAATTCCTTCCAGAAGGATTTGGGAGACATAAATCCTTTGGTGAGAGCCTGGGCGCTTCGTACCATGGCAGGAATTCGTCTACATGTAATTGCATCTATTGTTTTGGTTGCTGTGGGCAAGTGTGCCAGAGATCCATCTGTTTATGTCAGAAAATGTGCTGCTAATGCTCTTCCCAAGTTGCATGATTTGCACATAGAGGAACATTCTTCTACAATTGAAGAG ATTGTTGGAGTTTTATTTAGTGATTCTTCTCCTGGAGTAGTTGGAGCTGCTGCTGCTGCGTTCACTTCTATTTGTCCTAATAATTATTCTTTGATTGGAAAAAATTACAGAAGGTTGTGTGAGGTTCTTCCTGATGTTGAGGACTGGGGTCAGATAGTCTTGATTGGAATCCTTCTGCGCTATGCGATAGCAAGGCATGGACTGGTAAAAGAATCTCTAATGTTCTTTTTACATACCATGGAGAGTTCTCAGTCTGAGAAGGATGGTTCAGATGTTGAATATTCATTAGAAAAAGAGAATGGTGCTGCAAGTTGGAAATATGACTCTGAGTTGGCAAGTATGGTCTCCAGGTGTTATATTGAAGGTTCTAATGAATATTTAGCACGGACAAGTTATGCCGACAGGACCTCCTATGAATTTCATAGCGCAAAATTTACTTCTGTCAGAAGTAATGATGATGTGAAGATGCTGCTGCAGTGTACTTCCCCGTTGCTATGGAGTAACAACAGTGCAGTAGTACTAGCAGCAGCTGGTGTCCACTGGATTATGGTCCCGTTTGAGGATGTCAAAAAAGTTGTGAAACCGCTTTTGTTTTTGCTGAGATCGTCGACTACTTCAAAATATGTG GTTCTCTGCAACATCCAAGTGTTTACCAAAGCTGCACCTTCCCTCTTTGCTCCATACTTTGAAGACTTTTTTGTGCTCTCTTCAGATTCATATCAAAATAAAGCTTTGAAGCTGGAGATCCTTTGTTCTATCACAACAGAATCATCTATGCCTTCCATCTTCAAAGAGTTTCAG gattATGTCAGGGATCCAGACAGGAAATTTGCTGCTGATACTATTGCTGCAATCGGTTTATGTGCTCAACGTCTTCCCCAAGTGGCTAATACATGCTTGGAAGGGTTGTTGTCTCTGACTAGACAAG AGCTTGCTGTAGAGCTATTGACCGGTGACTTTGGATCAACTAATGAAGAAGCAGGCGTTTTAGTTCAAGCAATTACATCGATAAAATCAATCATAAAGCAAGATCCTCCCAGTCATGAAAAG gtTGTAATTCAGTTGGTTCGTAGTTTGGATTCAATCAAGGTACCTGCAGCCCGAGCAATTATAGTTTGGATGATGGGAGAGTACAGCAGTTTAGGGGACATAATGTCAAAGATGATAACCACTGTACTCAAGTATCTTGCATGGAGCTTTTCTTCAGAAGCATTGGAAACAAAGCTTCAGATTCTTAACACTATTGTGAAG GTGCTAGCAGGCGCGAAGGAGGACGATATTCAGACTCTTAAAAAAGTATGGACTTATGTGCTGGAATTGGCTGAGCTTGATTTGAAATATGACGTTCGTGATAGAGCTCGCTTACTGAAAAAACTTGTTTCATCAAAATTAGGATCTCAAGAGACTGAGGAGAGTACTAATCAAAGAGAGGACGTGCTACATGTCCTTGCAGATTGCATCTTCCGAGAACAAACAATGCAATCAGCTTTGGAGCCTATTAACTATCGTATTTATCTACCTGGATCTCTGTCTCAGATAGTTTTTCATGCAGCTCCAGGATATGAGCCTCTCCCGAAACCTTGTAGTATACTTCATGATGAGCTTAGCAAGCTCTCAAACACTCTGCATGAGGCAGATATGTTAGGGGAGGGAACTAACAGTTCTGGGACTTTATCCGAATCTTCATCTCAGGAAACTGTGTCAGATTATAGCTCAGAGCGTTCTATTATTGGGTCAAGTGGCGATATTACTGGTGATGAGAATGGTTCTACAAGTGGCAGTGAAAATGATGCTGATCCTCTGATTCAGGTTTCTGATGTTGGGGATGGACATATATTTCAGAGTGGAGTTCCTCAGTCAGCATCTACTGACTTGGGGGAACTGATGTCAAAGAGATCTCTAGAGTCATGGTTGGATGAGCAACCTACTTCGTCAAACCCAAGTACATCAGAAAAAAGTCCAGTCCGTAGATCTTCAGCAAGAATTTCCATTAGGGATATTGGAAGTCGAGTTAAACCTAAAAGCTATAATCTCTTGGATCCTGGAAATGGAAATGGCTTGAAGGTGGATTATTCATTTTCATCTGAAATTTCAACCATATCACATGAACTTGTATGTTTAGAAGTTTCCTTTGAGAACTGTTCCACTGAGACCATTTCAAAAATAATGTTGGTGGATGAAGAATCTAACCAAGCTTCAGATTCTACGGAAAG CTCCTTGAACTCTCATAATGATGTGCCAATACTGGTTTCTATGGAAGAGATAACTTCTCTGGAACCCGGTCAAACGATAAAGAGGATACTCCATGTTCGTTTCCATCATCATCTATTGCCTTTCAAGCTGGTTTTATATTGCAATGACAAGAAGGTTCCTGTCAAGCTGCGGCCTGACATTGGATATTTTGTAAAACCTTGTCCCATGAATATCGAGGCCTTTACAGATATAGAGTCTCGTCTCCCTGGAATGTTTGAGTACATGCGGAG CTGCTCCTTCACTGACCACATACAGGAGCTGAACAAGGACAAGGGCAACATGATTACAAGAGACAAAATTCTCTTAGTCTGTGAGAATCTGGCTGTAAAAACGCTTAGCAATGCTAATTTTTCTCTCGTATCCGTTGACATGCCAATATCCGTCAATCTTGATGATGCATCTGGTTTATGCTTACGGTTCAGCAGTGAACTTCTGAGCAACTCAATGCCCTGCTTGATTACCCTTACTGCTGAAGGTAAATGCACGGAACCATTGACTGTATGTATAAAAGTCAACTGCGAGGAAActgtatttggcttaaatcttttgAATAGGATTGTGAATTTTCTTAATTga
- the LOC126661073 gene encoding AP3-complex subunit beta-A-like isoform X2, whose protein sequence is MFPQFGATAETLSKASTIMFRIGTDAHLYDDPEDVSIAPLLDSKYDSEKFEALKRLLALIAQGFDVSNFFPQVVKNVASQSLEVKKLVYLYLLHYAEKRPNEALLSINSFQKDLGDINPLVRAWALRTMAGIRLHVIASIVLVAVGKCARDPSVYVRKCAANALPKLHDLHIEEHSSTIEEIVGVLFSDSSPGVVGAAAAAFTSICPNNYSLIGKNYRRLCEVLPDVEDWGQIVLIGILLRYAIARHGLVKESLMFFLHTMESSQSEKDGSDVEYSLEKENGAASWKYDSELASMVSRCYIEGSNEYLARTSYADRTSYEFHSAKFTSVRSNDDVKMLLQCTSPLLWSNNSAVVLAAAGVHWIMVPFEDVKKVVKPLLFLLRSSTTSKYVVLCNIQVFTKAAPSLFAPYFEDFFVLSSDSYQNKALKLEILCSITTESSMPSIFKEFQDYVRDPDRKFAADTIAAIGLCAQRLPQVANTCLEGLLSLTRQELLTGDFGSTNEEAGVLVQAITSIKSIIKQDPPSHEKVVIQLVRSLDSIKVPAARAIIVWMMGEYSSLGDIMSKMITTVLKYLAWSFSSEALETKLQILNTIVKVLAGAKEDDIQTLKKVWTYVLELAELDLKYDVRDRARLLKKLVSSKLGSQETEESTNQREDVLHVLADCIFREQTMQSALEPINYRIYLPGSLSQIVFHAAPGYEPLPKPCSILHDELSKLSNTLHEADMLGEGTNSSGTLSESSSQETVSDYSSERSIIGSSGDITGDENGSTSGSENDADPLIQVSDVGDGHIFQSGVPQSASTDLGELMSKRSLESWLDEQPTSSNPSTSEKSPVRRSSARISIRDIGSRVKPKSYNLLDPGNGNGLKVDYSFSSEISTISHELVCLEVSFENCSTETISKIMLVDEESNQASDSTESSLNSHNDVPILVSMEEITSLEPGQTIKRILHVRFHHHLLPFKLVLYCNDKKVPVKLRPDIGYFVKPCPMNIEAFTDIESRLPGMFEYMRSCSFTDHIQELNKDKGNMITRDKILLVCENLAVKTLSNANFSLVSVDMPISVNLDDASGLCLRFSSELLSNSMPCLITLTAEGKCTEPLTVCIKVNCEETVFGLNLLNRIVNFLN, encoded by the exons ATGTTTCCACAATTCGGAGCAACTGCCGAAACCCTAAGCAAAGCATCCACGATAATGTTCAGAATCGGCACCGACGCGCACTTATACGACGATCCAGAAGACGTCAGTATCGCTCCGTTACTCGATAGCAAGTACGATTCGGAGAAATTTGAAGCGCTTAAGCGTCTTCTAGCTCTCATCGCACAAGGCTTCGATGTCTCCAATTTCTTCCCTCag GTGGTTAAAAATGTGGCTTCTCAGTCATTGGAAGTAAAGAAGCTGGTTTACCTATACTTGCTGCATTATGCTGAAAA GCGTCCAAATGAAGCTTTGCTGTCAATCAATTCCTTCCAGAAGGATTTGGGAGACATAAATCCTTTGGTGAGAGCCTGGGCGCTTCGTACCATGGCAGGAATTCGTCTACATGTAATTGCATCTATTGTTTTGGTTGCTGTGGGCAAGTGTGCCAGAGATCCATCTGTTTATGTCAGAAAATGTGCTGCTAATGCTCTTCCCAAGTTGCATGATTTGCACATAGAGGAACATTCTTCTACAATTGAAGAG ATTGTTGGAGTTTTATTTAGTGATTCTTCTCCTGGAGTAGTTGGAGCTGCTGCTGCTGCGTTCACTTCTATTTGTCCTAATAATTATTCTTTGATTGGAAAAAATTACAGAAGGTTGTGTGAGGTTCTTCCTGATGTTGAGGACTGGGGTCAGATAGTCTTGATTGGAATCCTTCTGCGCTATGCGATAGCAAGGCATGGACTGGTAAAAGAATCTCTAATGTTCTTTTTACATACCATGGAGAGTTCTCAGTCTGAGAAGGATGGTTCAGATGTTGAATATTCATTAGAAAAAGAGAATGGTGCTGCAAGTTGGAAATATGACTCTGAGTTGGCAAGTATGGTCTCCAGGTGTTATATTGAAGGTTCTAATGAATATTTAGCACGGACAAGTTATGCCGACAGGACCTCCTATGAATTTCATAGCGCAAAATTTACTTCTGTCAGAAGTAATGATGATGTGAAGATGCTGCTGCAGTGTACTTCCCCGTTGCTATGGAGTAACAACAGTGCAGTAGTACTAGCAGCAGCTGGTGTCCACTGGATTATGGTCCCGTTTGAGGATGTCAAAAAAGTTGTGAAACCGCTTTTGTTTTTGCTGAGATCGTCGACTACTTCAAAATATGTG GTTCTCTGCAACATCCAAGTGTTTACCAAAGCTGCACCTTCCCTCTTTGCTCCATACTTTGAAGACTTTTTTGTGCTCTCTTCAGATTCATATCAAAATAAAGCTTTGAAGCTGGAGATCCTTTGTTCTATCACAACAGAATCATCTATGCCTTCCATCTTCAAAGAGTTTCAG gattATGTCAGGGATCCAGACAGGAAATTTGCTGCTGATACTATTGCTGCAATCGGTTTATGTGCTCAACGTCTTCCCCAAGTGGCTAATACATGCTTGGAAGGGTTGTTGTCTCTGACTAGACAAG AGCTATTGACCGGTGACTTTGGATCAACTAATGAAGAAGCAGGCGTTTTAGTTCAAGCAATTACATCGATAAAATCAATCATAAAGCAAGATCCTCCCAGTCATGAAAAG gtTGTAATTCAGTTGGTTCGTAGTTTGGATTCAATCAAGGTACCTGCAGCCCGAGCAATTATAGTTTGGATGATGGGAGAGTACAGCAGTTTAGGGGACATAATGTCAAAGATGATAACCACTGTACTCAAGTATCTTGCATGGAGCTTTTCTTCAGAAGCATTGGAAACAAAGCTTCAGATTCTTAACACTATTGTGAAG GTGCTAGCAGGCGCGAAGGAGGACGATATTCAGACTCTTAAAAAAGTATGGACTTATGTGCTGGAATTGGCTGAGCTTGATTTGAAATATGACGTTCGTGATAGAGCTCGCTTACTGAAAAAACTTGTTTCATCAAAATTAGGATCTCAAGAGACTGAGGAGAGTACTAATCAAAGAGAGGACGTGCTACATGTCCTTGCAGATTGCATCTTCCGAGAACAAACAATGCAATCAGCTTTGGAGCCTATTAACTATCGTATTTATCTACCTGGATCTCTGTCTCAGATAGTTTTTCATGCAGCTCCAGGATATGAGCCTCTCCCGAAACCTTGTAGTATACTTCATGATGAGCTTAGCAAGCTCTCAAACACTCTGCATGAGGCAGATATGTTAGGGGAGGGAACTAACAGTTCTGGGACTTTATCCGAATCTTCATCTCAGGAAACTGTGTCAGATTATAGCTCAGAGCGTTCTATTATTGGGTCAAGTGGCGATATTACTGGTGATGAGAATGGTTCTACAAGTGGCAGTGAAAATGATGCTGATCCTCTGATTCAGGTTTCTGATGTTGGGGATGGACATATATTTCAGAGTGGAGTTCCTCAGTCAGCATCTACTGACTTGGGGGAACTGATGTCAAAGAGATCTCTAGAGTCATGGTTGGATGAGCAACCTACTTCGTCAAACCCAAGTACATCAGAAAAAAGTCCAGTCCGTAGATCTTCAGCAAGAATTTCCATTAGGGATATTGGAAGTCGAGTTAAACCTAAAAGCTATAATCTCTTGGATCCTGGAAATGGAAATGGCTTGAAGGTGGATTATTCATTTTCATCTGAAATTTCAACCATATCACATGAACTTGTATGTTTAGAAGTTTCCTTTGAGAACTGTTCCACTGAGACCATTTCAAAAATAATGTTGGTGGATGAAGAATCTAACCAAGCTTCAGATTCTACGGAAAG CTCCTTGAACTCTCATAATGATGTGCCAATACTGGTTTCTATGGAAGAGATAACTTCTCTGGAACCCGGTCAAACGATAAAGAGGATACTCCATGTTCGTTTCCATCATCATCTATTGCCTTTCAAGCTGGTTTTATATTGCAATGACAAGAAGGTTCCTGTCAAGCTGCGGCCTGACATTGGATATTTTGTAAAACCTTGTCCCATGAATATCGAGGCCTTTACAGATATAGAGTCTCGTCTCCCTGGAATGTTTGAGTACATGCGGAG CTGCTCCTTCACTGACCACATACAGGAGCTGAACAAGGACAAGGGCAACATGATTACAAGAGACAAAATTCTCTTAGTCTGTGAGAATCTGGCTGTAAAAACGCTTAGCAATGCTAATTTTTCTCTCGTATCCGTTGACATGCCAATATCCGTCAATCTTGATGATGCATCTGGTTTATGCTTACGGTTCAGCAGTGAACTTCTGAGCAACTCAATGCCCTGCTTGATTACCCTTACTGCTGAAGGTAAATGCACGGAACCATTGACTGTATGTATAAAAGTCAACTGCGAGGAAActgtatttggcttaaatcttttgAATAGGATTGTGAATTTTCTTAATTga
- the LOC126661073 gene encoding AP3-complex subunit beta-A-like isoform X3, whose product MSPISSLRRPNEALLSINSFQKDLGDINPLVRAWALRTMAGIRLHVIASIVLVAVGKCARDPSVYVRKCAANALPKLHDLHIEEHSSTIEEIVGVLFSDSSPGVVGAAAAAFTSICPNNYSLIGKNYRRLCEVLPDVEDWGQIVLIGILLRYAIARHGLVKESLMFFLHTMESSQSEKDGSDVEYSLEKENGAASWKYDSELASMVSRCYIEGSNEYLARTSYADRTSYEFHSAKFTSVRSNDDVKMLLQCTSPLLWSNNSAVVLAAAGVHWIMVPFEDVKKVVKPLLFLLRSSTTSKYVVLCNIQVFTKAAPSLFAPYFEDFFVLSSDSYQNKALKLEILCSITTESSMPSIFKEFQDYVRDPDRKFAADTIAAIGLCAQRLPQVANTCLEGLLSLTRQELAVELLTGDFGSTNEEAGVLVQAITSIKSIIKQDPPSHEKVVIQLVRSLDSIKVPAARAIIVWMMGEYSSLGDIMSKMITTVLKYLAWSFSSEALETKLQILNTIVKVLAGAKEDDIQTLKKVWTYVLELAELDLKYDVRDRARLLKKLVSSKLGSQETEESTNQREDVLHVLADCIFREQTMQSALEPINYRIYLPGSLSQIVFHAAPGYEPLPKPCSILHDELSKLSNTLHEADMLGEGTNSSGTLSESSSQETVSDYSSERSIIGSSGDITGDENGSTSGSENDADPLIQVSDVGDGHIFQSGVPQSASTDLGELMSKRSLESWLDEQPTSSNPSTSEKSPVRRSSARISIRDIGSRVKPKSYNLLDPGNGNGLKVDYSFSSEISTISHELVCLEVSFENCSTETISKIMLVDEESNQASDSTESSLNSHNDVPILVSMEEITSLEPGQTIKRILHVRFHHHLLPFKLVLYCNDKKVPVKLRPDIGYFVKPCPMNIEAFTDIESRLPGMFEYMRSCSFTDHIQELNKDKGNMITRDKILLVCENLAVKTLSNANFSLVSVDMPISVNLDDASGLCLRFSSELLSNSMPCLITLTAEGKCTEPLTVCIKVNCEETVFGLNLLNRIVNFLN is encoded by the exons ATGTCTCCAATTTCTTCCCTCag GCGTCCAAATGAAGCTTTGCTGTCAATCAATTCCTTCCAGAAGGATTTGGGAGACATAAATCCTTTGGTGAGAGCCTGGGCGCTTCGTACCATGGCAGGAATTCGTCTACATGTAATTGCATCTATTGTTTTGGTTGCTGTGGGCAAGTGTGCCAGAGATCCATCTGTTTATGTCAGAAAATGTGCTGCTAATGCTCTTCCCAAGTTGCATGATTTGCACATAGAGGAACATTCTTCTACAATTGAAGAG ATTGTTGGAGTTTTATTTAGTGATTCTTCTCCTGGAGTAGTTGGAGCTGCTGCTGCTGCGTTCACTTCTATTTGTCCTAATAATTATTCTTTGATTGGAAAAAATTACAGAAGGTTGTGTGAGGTTCTTCCTGATGTTGAGGACTGGGGTCAGATAGTCTTGATTGGAATCCTTCTGCGCTATGCGATAGCAAGGCATGGACTGGTAAAAGAATCTCTAATGTTCTTTTTACATACCATGGAGAGTTCTCAGTCTGAGAAGGATGGTTCAGATGTTGAATATTCATTAGAAAAAGAGAATGGTGCTGCAAGTTGGAAATATGACTCTGAGTTGGCAAGTATGGTCTCCAGGTGTTATATTGAAGGTTCTAATGAATATTTAGCACGGACAAGTTATGCCGACAGGACCTCCTATGAATTTCATAGCGCAAAATTTACTTCTGTCAGAAGTAATGATGATGTGAAGATGCTGCTGCAGTGTACTTCCCCGTTGCTATGGAGTAACAACAGTGCAGTAGTACTAGCAGCAGCTGGTGTCCACTGGATTATGGTCCCGTTTGAGGATGTCAAAAAAGTTGTGAAACCGCTTTTGTTTTTGCTGAGATCGTCGACTACTTCAAAATATGTG GTTCTCTGCAACATCCAAGTGTTTACCAAAGCTGCACCTTCCCTCTTTGCTCCATACTTTGAAGACTTTTTTGTGCTCTCTTCAGATTCATATCAAAATAAAGCTTTGAAGCTGGAGATCCTTTGTTCTATCACAACAGAATCATCTATGCCTTCCATCTTCAAAGAGTTTCAG gattATGTCAGGGATCCAGACAGGAAATTTGCTGCTGATACTATTGCTGCAATCGGTTTATGTGCTCAACGTCTTCCCCAAGTGGCTAATACATGCTTGGAAGGGTTGTTGTCTCTGACTAGACAAG AGCTTGCTGTAGAGCTATTGACCGGTGACTTTGGATCAACTAATGAAGAAGCAGGCGTTTTAGTTCAAGCAATTACATCGATAAAATCAATCATAAAGCAAGATCCTCCCAGTCATGAAAAG gtTGTAATTCAGTTGGTTCGTAGTTTGGATTCAATCAAGGTACCTGCAGCCCGAGCAATTATAGTTTGGATGATGGGAGAGTACAGCAGTTTAGGGGACATAATGTCAAAGATGATAACCACTGTACTCAAGTATCTTGCATGGAGCTTTTCTTCAGAAGCATTGGAAACAAAGCTTCAGATTCTTAACACTATTGTGAAG GTGCTAGCAGGCGCGAAGGAGGACGATATTCAGACTCTTAAAAAAGTATGGACTTATGTGCTGGAATTGGCTGAGCTTGATTTGAAATATGACGTTCGTGATAGAGCTCGCTTACTGAAAAAACTTGTTTCATCAAAATTAGGATCTCAAGAGACTGAGGAGAGTACTAATCAAAGAGAGGACGTGCTACATGTCCTTGCAGATTGCATCTTCCGAGAACAAACAATGCAATCAGCTTTGGAGCCTATTAACTATCGTATTTATCTACCTGGATCTCTGTCTCAGATAGTTTTTCATGCAGCTCCAGGATATGAGCCTCTCCCGAAACCTTGTAGTATACTTCATGATGAGCTTAGCAAGCTCTCAAACACTCTGCATGAGGCAGATATGTTAGGGGAGGGAACTAACAGTTCTGGGACTTTATCCGAATCTTCATCTCAGGAAACTGTGTCAGATTATAGCTCAGAGCGTTCTATTATTGGGTCAAGTGGCGATATTACTGGTGATGAGAATGGTTCTACAAGTGGCAGTGAAAATGATGCTGATCCTCTGATTCAGGTTTCTGATGTTGGGGATGGACATATATTTCAGAGTGGAGTTCCTCAGTCAGCATCTACTGACTTGGGGGAACTGATGTCAAAGAGATCTCTAGAGTCATGGTTGGATGAGCAACCTACTTCGTCAAACCCAAGTACATCAGAAAAAAGTCCAGTCCGTAGATCTTCAGCAAGAATTTCCATTAGGGATATTGGAAGTCGAGTTAAACCTAAAAGCTATAATCTCTTGGATCCTGGAAATGGAAATGGCTTGAAGGTGGATTATTCATTTTCATCTGAAATTTCAACCATATCACATGAACTTGTATGTTTAGAAGTTTCCTTTGAGAACTGTTCCACTGAGACCATTTCAAAAATAATGTTGGTGGATGAAGAATCTAACCAAGCTTCAGATTCTACGGAAAG CTCCTTGAACTCTCATAATGATGTGCCAATACTGGTTTCTATGGAAGAGATAACTTCTCTGGAACCCGGTCAAACGATAAAGAGGATACTCCATGTTCGTTTCCATCATCATCTATTGCCTTTCAAGCTGGTTTTATATTGCAATGACAAGAAGGTTCCTGTCAAGCTGCGGCCTGACATTGGATATTTTGTAAAACCTTGTCCCATGAATATCGAGGCCTTTACAGATATAGAGTCTCGTCTCCCTGGAATGTTTGAGTACATGCGGAG CTGCTCCTTCACTGACCACATACAGGAGCTGAACAAGGACAAGGGCAACATGATTACAAGAGACAAAATTCTCTTAGTCTGTGAGAATCTGGCTGTAAAAACGCTTAGCAATGCTAATTTTTCTCTCGTATCCGTTGACATGCCAATATCCGTCAATCTTGATGATGCATCTGGTTTATGCTTACGGTTCAGCAGTGAACTTCTGAGCAACTCAATGCCCTGCTTGATTACCCTTACTGCTGAAGGTAAATGCACGGAACCATTGACTGTATGTATAAAAGTCAACTGCGAGGAAActgtatttggcttaaatcttttgAATAGGATTGTGAATTTTCTTAATTga